A genomic stretch from Croceibacterium aestuarii includes:
- a CDS encoding thioredoxin family protein, producing the protein MRYTTVAAAFALTLATAACQNGSDQAEVAQASEIAWRHGDVADALTEAKEAGKPVILYWGAVWCPPCNQMKATLFRDPEFIAETQNFIPVYLDGDTEGAQRWGEQFGISGYPTVIILQPDGTEITRIASATMAGELPHLLEVAAKRTTSIETLLAKARANTANLDKEDWTILGGFDWMNDPKHFSDLTKAGTLLGRLAQSAPTPELQRRFGLLALAVEADDTLTAEQQARVERVLGGMLEDKDEILANRQELTYYAPDLVNALPAGEARERLTGKLIEAGDTIFAADGLSLTDRVDAANIDIALANSNGGKVPADVLAKVRERAEWADAHAKDKQQRQSVMDDAAYLLKDAGDIEAGRKILLGELETSEAPYYYMSSLADFAEAQGKDAEAIDWAHKAYEASRGPATRVQWAISWSNYVMRLTPKDKKAVEASAQAVLAELAKNQEGYFQRTRVKIDKWGQSLAEWAAKNGGSEVLDGLRTEMAELCTKQGGKAESCQSWAKA; encoded by the coding sequence ATGCGCTATACGACCGTTGCCGCTGCCTTCGCGCTGACGCTTGCCACCGCCGCCTGCCAGAACGGCAGCGACCAGGCCGAAGTCGCCCAGGCCAGCGAAATCGCCTGGCGCCACGGCGACGTTGCCGATGCGCTGACCGAAGCCAAGGAAGCCGGCAAGCCGGTCATCCTTTACTGGGGTGCGGTGTGGTGCCCGCCGTGCAACCAGATGAAGGCCACGCTTTTCCGCGACCCGGAATTCATTGCCGAGACGCAGAACTTCATTCCCGTCTATCTCGACGGCGATACCGAGGGTGCACAGCGCTGGGGCGAACAGTTCGGCATCAGCGGCTATCCGACCGTCATCATCCTGCAACCCGACGGGACCGAGATCACGCGCATCGCCAGCGCGACGATGGCCGGCGAGTTGCCCCACCTGCTGGAGGTCGCGGCCAAGCGCACGACCTCGATCGAAACTCTGTTGGCCAAGGCCCGGGCCAACACCGCCAACCTCGACAAGGAGGACTGGACCATTCTGGGCGGGTTCGACTGGATGAACGATCCCAAGCACTTTTCCGACCTGACCAAGGCCGGGACGCTGCTCGGCCGGCTCGCGCAATCGGCGCCGACGCCCGAACTGCAGCGCCGCTTCGGCCTGCTAGCCTTGGCGGTCGAAGCCGACGACACGCTCACCGCCGAACAGCAGGCACGGGTCGAACGCGTGCTTGGCGGCATGCTCGAAGACAAAGACGAGATCCTCGCCAACCGGCAGGAGCTGACATATTACGCTCCCGACTTGGTCAACGCCTTGCCCGCGGGCGAGGCGCGCGAGCGGTTGACCGGCAAGCTGATCGAGGCCGGCGACACGATCTTCGCCGCCGACGGACTTTCGCTGACGGACCGGGTCGACGCCGCGAATATCGACATCGCACTCGCCAATTCGAATGGCGGAAAGGTCCCGGCCGACGTTCTGGCGAAGGTTCGCGAGCGGGCCGAGTGGGCCGATGCCCACGCCAAGGACAAGCAGCAGCGGCAATCGGTGATGGACGATGCCGCTTACCTGCTCAAGGACGCCGGAGACATCGAGGCGGGCCGCAAAATCCTGCTCGGCGAACTCGAGACCTCCGAAGCGCCCTACTATTACATGAGCAGCCTTGCCGACTTCGCCGAAGCGCAAGGCAAGGACGCGGAGGCGATCGACTGGGCGCACAAGGCTTACGAGGCCTCGCGCGGCCCGGCGACGCGGGTGCAGTGGGCCATCTCGTGGTCGAACTACGTGATGCGCCTCACGCCGAAAGACAAAAAGGCCGTCGAGGCCAGCGCGCAAGCCGTGCTCGCGGAGTTGGCCAAGAACCAGGAGGGCTATTTCCAGCGGACCCGAGTCAAGATCGACAAGTGGGGCCAGTCGCTGGCCGAATGGGCGGCCAAGAACGGCGGCAGCGAAGTGCTCGACGGTCTGCGCACCGAGATGGCGGAGTTGTGCACCAAGCAGGGGGGCAAGGCCGAAAGCTGCCAGTCGTGGGCGAAAGCCTGA
- a CDS encoding GNAT family N-acetyltransferase, which translates to MGESLIRAAAAEDSAALARLVGQLGYDSTAAEIEERLDQLSAEGCAVLVAVRGGEVVGCLSTSLMRVIHRPAPVGRISMMVIEERLRGQGIGAELVAAAERHLLASGCRLIEVTSNLARERAHAFYEHLGYEKTSVRLSRELATK; encoded by the coding sequence GTGGGCGAAAGCCTGATCCGGGCGGCCGCGGCGGAGGACAGCGCGGCGCTCGCCCGGTTGGTCGGCCAGCTCGGCTACGACTCCACCGCGGCCGAGATCGAAGAGCGCTTGGATCAGTTATCGGCCGAAGGATGCGCGGTTTTGGTCGCCGTGCGCGGGGGCGAGGTGGTCGGCTGTCTCAGCACCTCGCTGATGCGCGTGATCCACCGCCCCGCACCCGTCGGGCGGATTTCGATGATGGTGATCGAGGAGCGGCTGCGCGGCCAGGGCATCGGCGCAGAACTGGTCGCCGCTGCCGAGCGGCACCTGCTCGCGTCGGGCTGCCGATTGATCGAAGTGACGAGCAACCTCGCCCGCGAACGGGCGCACGCCTTTTACGAACATCTCGGCTACGAGAAAACCAGCGTGCGCCTGTCGCGCGAACTCGCGACGAAATGA
- a CDS encoding DUF924 family protein, which yields MAAARRPWAADLLHFWFHHLGPADWFASDPALDRELARRFGRWWDALRRRPASDFLGDAYIARGAVLLFDQIPRNLHRQSALAFTSDPLARAIAKGALERGWDTGLGLHERQFLAMPLMHSEDRRDQIASVRFFAELGDSRALAFARAHRRMIARFGRFPHRNAVLGRAPTALEQEAIAAGFAW from the coding sequence TTGGCAGCCGCCCGGCGCCCATGGGCGGCTGACCTGCTGCATTTCTGGTTTCACCATCTCGGCCCGGCCGATTGGTTTGCTTCCGACCCCGCGCTCGATCGAGAACTGGCGCGGCGCTTCGGCCGATGGTGGGACGCGCTGCGACGCCGCCCTGCCTCCGACTTCCTGGGCGATGCATATATCGCGCGCGGTGCCGTGCTTCTGTTCGACCAAATCCCGCGCAACCTGCACCGCCAGTCGGCGCTCGCCTTCACCAGCGACCCGCTTGCCCGCGCCATCGCCAAGGGCGCGCTCGAACGCGGCTGGGATACGGGGCTGGGACTTCACGAACGCCAGTTTCTGGCCATGCCGCTGATGCATAGCGAGGATCGCCGGGACCAGATCGCGAGTGTGCGCTTTTTCGCCGAACTCGGTGATTCGAGGGCACTCGCTTTTGCCCGCGCGCATCGCCGAATGATTGCCCGTTTTGGCCGCTTTCCGCACCGCAATGCCGTGCTTGGCAGAGCGCCAACCGCTCTTGAGCAAGAGGCAATTGCCGCGGGCTTTGCCTGGTGA
- a CDS encoding zinc-finger domain-containing protein: protein MEYVPEITLTDTRRVSCDGAGAIRGGAGYRPASLGHPRVWLEIDEKGYVDCGYCDRRFVLRGSAAEHGIHEVSPGDLPEPGDASVA, encoded by the coding sequence GTGGAATACGTACCCGAAATCACCCTGACCGACACCCGCCGCGTCTCGTGCGACGGCGCCGGCGCAATCCGCGGCGGAGCGGGCTATCGCCCGGCATCGCTCGGGCACCCGCGCGTCTGGCTCGAGATCGACGAAAAGGGCTACGTCGATTGCGGTTACTGCGATCGTCGTTTCGTGCTGAGGGGCAGCGCGGCCGAACACGGCATCCACGAGGTTTCGCCCGGCGACCTGCCCGAACCGGGCGACGCGAGCGTCGCCTGA
- a CDS encoding DUF4402 domain-containing protein, whose protein sequence is MAPGQARAQDTASADALTVIQTPGSIAKTADMAFGSIVQPNAAGTIVLTPASTANCTASSGLVRSGVCRAARFNIYGKRNWKVRIRETNGGTVTLAAGAGNSMTMDAITLGTTGMTSANGGGSGWNLGRYNIDTANGITEFRLGGTLHVGAAQPAGVYHGTVLVQIQFN, encoded by the coding sequence TTGGCGCCCGGGCAAGCGAGGGCGCAGGACACGGCCAGCGCCGACGCGCTGACAGTCATCCAGACTCCGGGATCCATCGCCAAGACCGCCGACATGGCCTTCGGCTCGATCGTCCAGCCAAACGCCGCCGGCACCATCGTCCTGACCCCGGCCAGCACCGCGAACTGCACGGCATCGAGCGGGCTTGTCCGCAGCGGGGTGTGCCGCGCCGCCCGCTTCAATATCTACGGTAAGCGCAACTGGAAGGTGCGCATCCGCGAGACCAACGGCGGGACCGTTACGCTGGCCGCCGGGGCCGGAAACAGCATGACGATGGACGCCATCACTCTCGGAACGACGGGGATGACGAGCGCAAACGGCGGCGGAAGCGGCTGGAACCTTGGCCGCTACAACATCGACACCGCCAACGGCATCACCGAATTCAGGCTCGGCGGAACCCTGCATGTCGGCGCCGCCCAGCCCGCCGGGGTCTACCACGGCACCGTGCTCGTGCAGATCCAGTTCAACTGA